DNA from Kineosporiaceae bacterium:
GCGGCCACCGTCGGAGCCAGCTGCCCAGCGACGTCGGCCTGGGGGGTGGACTGCCGATCCACATCGGGTTCGCGACCCAGCACCCGACGCGTACGTTGAACAACGTCAGCAGGATGCGATACGGCGCGACCGTCGCCGCGAACCGTCCCGCCATCGGGCTCACGGCGGCGCCTGACATCGCGACGACCGACATCACGCTCACCTGGCCCAGCCCCGCCCCTTCGTCGTAGTCCTGAGTCGGGCGAACCAGGGTCCGGTCCGCGGCGATCATGCGGATGCTCTGCGACGAGAACACGATGGGGAAGCCGCACCGCCGGGTCGGGGCCTCGTCATACGCCCGCACGTTGGCGGTGGTGACGACGTGAAGCGGAATCGTGCCCAGTGACGAGAAGGAGCAGGTCTGGCCGTCCGGCAGCTCGACGGCCGATCCAGGGCCGCGCTCGGGAGTGTCAGGTGCCCCATCGCTGGTGTCGTCGACCCCGTCAGACCTGGCCATGGCGAACGCGCTGGACAGCCGCCAACGGTAATAGGGGTGCAGCGACGTCAGATTGGCGCTCGACCAGACCGCGACCATCACAGCGGCGAAGGGCAGGAGGCCTTGCGTCGTACCGGCCCGGGCATTGCCGTCCACCGTGAGGTGGTACGTCCAGGACAGGAACAGCCAGAGCAGTATCAGGGCCGCTGCCGTCAGCGGTAGCCAGGCGAGAAACACGCGGCGGGCGCGGGCTCGCCAACCCGACTGGTTCACCGTGGTCGTCCCCGCCCCTGCGCGGCGCATCGCCACGCCGATGAGGGACACCACGGCCGTCACCACGGCCGTCTGGCCGGCTCCGGTCGCGCCCGGTCCGTGGGCCTGGGCGGCGGCGGCATCGAGGATGAGCCGGTCCCGTGCGGTAGGGGACAGCGCTTCGGAGTCGTTCTCCGGGAAGGTCCGACTCATGGATGACGAGGTACCGCAGGCTCCGGCGACGAGGGTCTGGCGAAGGCCCGGGTTGGCGCGTGCCTGGAGTTCCGCTGCCGCCAGGGCTGCCGAGAGCTCCCTGCGAGCACGGGTCTCGCACAGGTCTCGGGTGGTGAACCCGAGCTCCCGCAGGGCGCTCGCCGTGGTCTGGGTCGGGGCGCCGGAGAGCGCCGACCACGAGAGCCCGAAGAGCAGCGATGGCACCAGAACCAGGACGCCGAGCAGTCCGAGCAGGCCGGCCACGGCCACGGCGCGGACAGCGGGCAGTCGTCGGCCGACGATGCCCACGGGCCGCCGTGTGTCCCGGACGCCCTGAGAGAGCCACACGCCGAGGCTCAGGACAACCACCAGGAACAGTCCGAGCACCACGGGGAACGAGACCACCCACCAGGTCGTGTCCGGATGCAGGGACGACGGCCACTGAACCAGATGCAGGCGCAGATCGCGGTCGGTGCCGAGTCCGGTGACGGAGTCCTCGACCACGAGGATGCCGGCCGTGGCATAGAGCCAGCTCAGGGACCAGCTCGCGAAGCGGAGTGCTCCCAGGACCATGATCACGTTGAGCGCGGCGCCTGACAACAGGGTCAACACACCTCCGAAGAAGTAGCGGCGTGGCTCCACGAGGTCACGGGTGTGCCGTCGCAAGCGGGACAACTCGGGAGTCCCGTCCACGAACACCTCGCGCCAGTCCAGGGGCGTCGGGCGTTGCCGGACGATCGTTTCCCGCTCATGCCGGAGCACCTGGAATCGTCGAACGAGAGCGATTGCGGCAGCCATGTAGCTTCCGCCGCTGAGGGCCACGATCGGCGGTCCCGGTGTCTCTCGAGGCTGGGACGCCTCGCGCTGGAGCGCGTTCCAGGCCCCGAGGGCGAACGACGCAGCACGGATCCCGCCACCCGAGAAAGCCACGACGCGCTCGGGACAGGAGGGTTGCGTCACCACGGGCGGATCCGACGCCACCGGATTCTCCGGCAACTGTCCACGGAACGCCTCGCCGGAGGCCAGTAGCAACGACGCGAGGATCTCGACCAGGATGACGATCACTTCGGCGCGTGCGGCGAGGGCACTGCGGTGGAGGATCATCGCCAGGACGCTGATCCCCGAGGCGATGAACAGACCGAGCACGAGGTAGGGCAGGCGCGAGCGAAGACCGGTGGTCGCGTTCAGGCCTGCCGAGAGGCGTTGTTCTGCAGCTCGTTCCACCTGCGTGACGAGCAGGACGCCGGTGACGACTGCCGGGATACCGACCAGGACGAGAGCGACCCGGGTGTCGTCGGCGAAGAACACCCGCCATGCGCCATGGGTCCAGTAGGCCGGGGGGAACCGCCGCGCGATGAACAGCCACCACAACAGCAGCCCGACCGCTTGCGCTGCCACCAGGCAGCGGATCGCGATCGCCGTGCGTCGCGCTTCGCGCAGGGATCCAGCCAGCCGCGACCGTGACACGGTTACCGACGTGCTCGCCTCGTCCGGCGGCGTCTCGCACGTGCCTCGACTCGTCATGGGAGCGACCCCCAATCGACGACAGGGACGCTACGCCGCAGGCACCGCGGGCGCGCTGGACCGAGGTCCTCGCTCGCAGGGACTCGGCGTGTGAACGTCGGCAACTCGCCCCTGTGAGCGGTGGTGACGTCGACGTCGAACCGCTGCCCCTACAACTGAATCCGCCGCCATTCTCCATCCGGGCATCGTCGTCGAAAATGCACCGGGTCGAAGGTCTGGTTGCGTGGAATCCCGTATCGCCGGGTGCCCAGGATGACGAGCGCCGCCGCGCCCACCGCGACGGCGCCGTGCCAGGCATGGTCCCCAGGGCGGGGATGCTCGGGCAGGAGCTGGTCGCCGGGAACCGGGCGCAGCCGCAGCACCCGGTAGCTGCTGCTGACGGCGTCCAGGGCGACGTCGTCCAGGTGCCGGGGGTCGACACCGGCCAGGCGAGCGGCGAACCCGCTGGCGATCAACACCTCCCGGATCAGGCGTACTCGCTGCGGGTGGTCGCTGACATCCTCGGCGTGACCGATCCACCGCTGGTCCGGTAACCACACCTCCACCTGCGGGTGGGCGATCACGTTGCGATACCAGTCCGATCCGGCGCCGAAGCCCGCGACGCAGTGGACGTCACCGTCGATGCGGGCGTAGTTCAACGGCGTCCATCGCGGCATCCCGCTGCGGCGTCCGAGGTGACCGATGACCAGGATCCGGCCGGAGCCGGCTGGCCAGGCGTTGATCCAGCGGCCCAGGCCACACCGCCAGCACTCCACCATCAGGCGGTTCAGGTGGCGGAATGCTCTCGCTGCCGGCTTCTGTCTCGATCGGTCACCCACGAGTCGAACGCTACCGAGGGCCGGCCCGCCGGTTGTGGGGGCCGAGGTCTCCGGTGGCGTGACAGCCGACATCGGCATCACGGTTCGGCGATGGGCCCGCCGAGGGTCGGGGGCACGTGGGCACCGTCCAGCGCGGGTTCGATGAGGATCCACCGTGCGCCCTGCGCGCCGAGGACGACGAAGCAGCCGGCATCGGTGTTCACGAAGCCCAGGCGATAGAGGGAACGCCCGTCGGCCGAGGTCACGAACCGAGAACACACCGGATTCCGCACTCCGGCAAGCGATCCGAGGCGGTCGCAGTCACCCACGTAGCTGCCCCCGGTGGTCGCCGCCGCCAGTGCTGCCGAGGCAGTGGCAAAGGTGATCGCTCCGGGGTGGACCACCACCGCGGTGATGGCGAACTTCTCCACCTCGGTGAGGTGGCCTCCGGTGGAGACGGCGATGGTGACCACGCCGGCCGTGGTGGCAGGCAGCACCAGCGGGACCTGCCACGGCGTCCGCTGCCCGCCGACCGAGATGCTCCGGCTGCGAGCCAGGAGTGCACCGTCTCGGTCACGCACCTGGACCACCAGGGATTCATCCACCCCGGTGATCCGGCCGCCGGCCACCAGCGTGGTCCCGACGGTGGCGCCGTAGCGCGGTGCCGTCAGCGTGAGCAGGGTGTCGCGGCTCCCCACGACCTCCCAGGGGCGTTCGTTCAGCGCCCCCTGCCCGATCCGGGCCAGATGGAGGACGGCGGCGCTCACGGCACGGCCCTCGGGTGGGCTGGCGGCCACCCCGATCCAGGCCTCCTCCGAGGTCACCTCGCGGCTGGTCACCCGGTTCACCTCCGCGTACGCCAGGTGCTGCGACGCGAAGGCCACCGCCACCTCGGCCGGGTCGAGTCGCCACGACTGGCTGCCGTTGGTCCGGGCCTGCGCCTGCCAGGCGACGGCGTCGGCCACCGAGGCGAACGGCCAGACCGGCTGGAAGCGGAACGCCGCGCTCGGCGTCGTCCCCGAGCTCGGTGCGGGGGCGGGTGTCGAGGCCACCCCGGACGACGCACCGGTCGGCGAGACGGAGGCGTCGTGGTCGAGCGTCGTCCCACCGTCGTCTCGATGGAGCACGGTGAGGCCCGCGGCAGTCAGCGCCACGACGACGGCTGTCGCGATCGTCAGCCTGGTCCGTACGCGAGGGCGCCGCGGACGCGGTGCAGGAGGAGCGCTGCCCACGGGCGTCGAGGTCGTCATGATGTCCTCCTCGAGCTACCTCCAGCCTCACCGGCGCGGCTCGGGGTTGCCAGAGAACAACGGCACGAACCGGCGACCTTGGCTCGTGCCCGAGGCCTCAGGCCACCTCGTTGATGCGGATCAGGTTGCCCGCCGGGTCGCGGAAGGCGCAGTCACGTACGCCGTACGGCTGCACCGTCGGCTCCTGGACGACGTCCGCGCCGGTGGCCTGCAACCGCTCGAAGGTGGCGTCGAGGTCCTTGGTGGCCAGGATGATCCGGGCGTAGGTGCCCTTGGCCATCATCTCGGTGATGATGCGGCGCTCGTCGTCCGTCGTGCTCGGGTCGGCGGCGGGCGGCTCCAGCACGATGCAGGTGCCGGGCTGGTCGGGTGCGCCGACGGTGATCCAGCGCATGTCGCCGTAGCCCACGTCGTTGCGCACCTCGAAACCGAGGGTGTCGCGGTAGAACGCCAGCGAGGCGTCGGCGTCGGTGTGGGGCAGGAACGTGGTGTGAAGAGTCAGCGTCATGCCGTTCACGCTAGGTGGGGTTCACGCCGGCGCGCTTCTCGATTCCTGATCGGTCTGGTGACCTGTTTCGCCACGCACGACGGCATCTCGCCCTCGCCGATGGCCTGGCGTCGGTAGGTGCTGGGCGGCACCCCGACCAGCTCGGTGAAGCGGGTGCTGAAGGTGCCCAATGACGAGCAGCCGACCGCGAAGCAGACCTCGGTGACGCTCAGGTCGCCGCGGCGCAGCAGGGCCATGGCACGCTCGATGCGCCGGGTCATCAGGTAGGAGTACGGCGACTCACCGAACGCGAGCCGGAACTCGCGACTCAGGTGCCCGGCCGACACGTGCGCACCGCGGGCGAGCGCCTCGACGTCCAACGGCTGGGCGTAGTCGCGATCGATGCGATCCCGGACGGCGCGCAGCCGCTCCAGATCACGCAGTCGCTGCTGCTGCGACGGGGTGCTCACCCCTGGCATGGTGCCACGTCCCGCCGGAGGCGCGCAGGGAGGTGCTATCGCCGCACCACGACGCGCACCCGCGCCGAGGGCACCGAGGCTCCGGCGGCATTCGTCGCCACCACCGAGGCGTAGTACACCCGACCGACCGTGAGGGCGGCTGTCGTGCAGGTGCGGCGCGATCCGATGGCGGTGCACCGCACGGCCGGGCTGCCACCCTTCGAGCTCGCGTAGAGCGAGCCGGTGTACGCGGTGACTGCGCTGCCACCGATCGATGCCGGCGCCGCCCAGGTCAGCGTCACCGTGCGCGAACGCGAGGTGGCCACCACCGACCGCGGCGCCGAGGCCACGGTGCGCGGACTCTTGGCCAGCCGGGGTGCGCTGGGGGTGCCGGTGCCGGCGGCGTTCGAGGCCACCACGTCGACGTAGTACGTGACCCCGTTGGTCAGGCCGGTGATCGCGCAGGTCCGGGCCGTCGCCGTCGAGCTGCACTGCCGGACGGTGGACCCTCCGGAGGCCGCGTTCCACGCCCGGGCGGTGTACCCGGTGAGGGCGCTGCCGCCGTCCGAGGCCGGTGCCGTCCAGGCAGCGGTGAGCCGCCCGGCGCCGGGCGTCACGGTGACCGCACGCGGTGCCCCCGGCGCGGCCACCGCAGCCACGGCCACCCGGGCACTCGCCACGCCCTCGCCGAGCGCGTTCGAGGCCGTCGCGGCCACGTAGTACCTGGCGCCGGGGGTCAGTCCCGTGACCGTGCACGAGGTACCGGACGACGTGCACGACCCCACGACCGACCCCCCGGACGACGCGGTGAACAGTCGCGCAGTGGAGGTGCCGAGGGTGAGTCCCCCGTGGTCCGCGGGCGCCGTCCATCGCACGGTGGCGGCGGCGCCGGTCAGCGAGGCGGTCACGCCGGTCGGTGCGCCCGGGGGCGTGCCGTCCGGTGCTTGCGACGCGCGGTTCGCCACCGTCACGGAGTGCACCGAGTACGGCAGATCGGGCACGTCGATCGCCACGCCACCGTCCTGCTCGGACAGCGTCGCGGGAATGTTCACGGCCACCCCGGCCGAGCTGCTGGTCACGTCGAAACCGGTGGCGAGGGCACTGGTCACGTCGGTGCCTGCCGCGGTGAAGAACGTCGACGGCAGCCAGGCGTGGAACGAGCCGCGCACCGGGTTGCCGTTCACGTCCAGGTGCGGATTACCGAGCACCGGCATCGACCAGTAGAGCTCGGGGTAGGTGCCGATCAGGATGAAGGTCGGCCGGGCCTCGGCATCGGTGGCGATCGACATCCCGTCCAGCGCAGCGTATTCCGGGCCCCAGGAGCCGAGCTCCTGGCTGTAGCCCATGAACACCCAGCCGGTGCCGAGCGCATCGGCGGTGGTGTTCTCGTCGCCGCAGTCGGTGCCCGCCACGCAGGCCGGGAGCGCGTCACCGGTGACCCAGTCGCGGTGGACGGCGTGCCCGACAGCGGTCATGGTCACGGTGCCGTCGCCGTTCACGACCCGGGTGACCCGGACGTCGCGGGCGATGGCCAGGCTGTACTGCGGCAGGAACTGGTTCACCCTGATGACCAGGGTGAACTCACCGTCCCGTACCGCCGTGGGCAGGTCGGGGTCGTCCAGCCCTGACACGCCCCAGTTGAACGCCCCGGTGAAGGACGCCGAGCCGGTCAGGCCGTGAGCCGCGACCGGCACGCTCTCGCCGCCCACCGGGGTGACGGTGGCGCTCTCCAGGCAGAACACGTCGGTCGGGGCGTCACAGGTCGGCCAGGTACCCGCTGGCATCTCGGTGCCGTCCGCCGTGGCGGAGGGGGCCGGAACCAGGGCCATGCCGAGGATCGCCAGAACGGCAGCCGTCGTGGACCGCAGCGAGATGCGCACGGTGGTCCGGTCGGCCCACCGGCTCCCGTCATGACCCGCTGGACGAGTGAGGTGCCGGGTCCGGGTGGCTCAGCCCCCCGGCGCCGAACTCCTGCACACCCCACCAGCCGGAGGAGTCGCGGTGGAGCCACCCGATCCGCTGGCCGCCAGCGTCAGGCAGGTCGCCACCGCCGCCACCCACATCAGACGGTGTCGCGTCCCGCGCGACCCGGCGCCCACAACCATGGGAAAGCCCGAACCGGGGTGGCTCGGGCTGCACAATCAGCGGCATGACGAGTGGATCGGGCACCGAGAGATCGGCCGGCGCACAGGCCGTCCTGGTGTCCGTGACCACCTTGATGGTCGGTTTCGGTCTGGTCGCCTCCGTGCTCGGCGTGCGGGGCACGGAGGAGTTCTCGGCCCCGGTGGTGGGTCTGGCGGGGTCGGTGCACTACCTCGGATTCCTGGTCGGCGCCTTCCTGGTGCCGCGACTGGTCGCCTCCGTCGGGCACATCAGGGTGTATGCCGCGCTCGCCTCGGCCGCCGCCGTGTCGGTGCTGGTGTTCCCGTTCGCGGTCAATGCGCCGACCTGGGTGACGACCCGGCTCGGGTTCGGCCTGTGTATCTCGGGCATGTACATCGTGGCCGAGAGCTGGCTCAGCGCGGTGTCGACCAATCAGACCCGCGGCAGGCTCCTCGCGGTCTACCTGGTGACGGCCAACGTCGGCGTGGCCGTGGGGCAGTGGGTGTTCTCCGCGACCGGAGCCACGAGTGCCCTGCCGTTCGCGATCGGTTCGGCTCTGATGTCGCTGTCGCTGATCCCGTTGTCGCTCAGTCGTTCTCCAGCTCCTGCCCTGCCGCCGCCGATGGCTCGGCCCCCGGTCCGTGAGGTGCTCCGAGTCGCCCCGCTGGGGCCGGCGACCTCGATCGTCAGTGGGATCGGGGTCAGCCTCGCGATGGGCATCGGGCCGACCTATGGCGTGGTCTCCGGTTTCAGTGTCGACCGGATCGCGGTGCTCATGGCCGTGGCCATGATCGGTGGCGTGGTGCTGCAGTGGCCGGTGGGTGCCGCCTCGGACCGGCTGTCCCGGCGGCGGGTGATCCTGGTGATCTCCCTGGCCGCCACGGCGGTGGCGGTGGCGGGCGCGTTCGTCCGGGCGGACTCGGTGGCCGTGCTGGTCGTGTTCGGGGCGTTCACGGCGCTGTCGTTCCCGCTGTACTCCTTGGCGATCAGCCACGTCAACGACGAGATCGACCCACAGTTGCGGGTGCCGGCCAGCGCCGTCCTGGTGATGTCCTACGGGATCGGATCGGTGATCGGACCGGTGGTGGGTGGGGTGGCCATCCAGCGCATCGGCCCGGTCTCGTT
Protein-coding regions in this window:
- a CDS encoding nitroreductase family deazaflavin-dependent oxidoreductase, which translates into the protein MGDRSRQKPAARAFRHLNRLMVECWRCGLGRWINAWPAGSGRILVIGHLGRRSGMPRWTPLNYARIDGDVHCVAGFGAGSDWYRNVIAHPQVEVWLPDQRWIGHAEDVSDHPQRVRLIREVLIASGFAARLAGVDPRHLDDVALDAVSSSYRVLRLRPVPGDQLLPEHPRPGDHAWHGAVAVGAAALVILGTRRYGIPRNQTFDPVHFRRRCPDGEWRRIQL
- a CDS encoding VOC family protein, whose translation is MTLTLHTTFLPHTDADASLAFYRDTLGFEVRNDVGYGDMRWITVGAPDQPGTCIVLEPPAADPSTTDDERRIITEMMAKGTYARIILATKDLDATFERLQATGADVVQEPTVQPYGVRDCAFRDPAGNLIRINEVA
- a CDS encoding helix-turn-helix transcriptional regulator, with amino-acid sequence MPGVSTPSQQQRLRDLERLRAVRDRIDRDYAQPLDVEALARGAHVSAGHLSREFRLAFGESPYSYLMTRRIERAMALLRRGDLSVTEVCFAVGCSSLGTFSTRFTELVGVPPSTYRRQAIGEGEMPSCVAKQVTRPIRNREARRREPHLA
- a CDS encoding fibronectin type III domain-containing protein, with the translated sequence MRISLRSTTAAVLAILGMALVPAPSATADGTEMPAGTWPTCDAPTDVFCLESATVTPVGGESVPVAAHGLTGSASFTGAFNWGVSGLDDPDLPTAVRDGEFTLVIRVNQFLPQYSLAIARDVRVTRVVNGDGTVTMTAVGHAVHRDWVTGDALPACVAGTDCGDENTTADALGTGWVFMGYSQELGSWGPEYAALDGMSIATDAEARPTFILIGTYPELYWSMPVLGNPHLDVNGNPVRGSFHAWLPSTFFTAAGTDVTSALATGFDVTSSSAGVAVNIPATLSEQDGGVAIDVPDLPYSVHSVTVANRASQAPDGTPPGAPTGVTASLTGAAATVRWTAPADHGGLTLGTSTARLFTASSGGSVVGSCTSSGTSCTVTGLTPGARYYVAATASNALGEGVASARVAVAAVAAPGAPRAVTVTPGAGRLTAAWTAPASDGGSALTGYTARAWNAASGGSTVRQCSSTATARTCAITGLTNGVTYYVDVVASNAAGTGTPSAPRLAKSPRTVASAPRSVVATSRSRTVTLTWAAPASIGGSAVTAYTGSLYASSKGGSPAVRCTAIGSRRTCTTAALTVGRVYYASVVATNAAGASVPSARVRVVVRR
- a CDS encoding MFS transporter, encoding MTSGSGTERSAGAQAVLVSVTTLMVGFGLVASVLGVRGTEEFSAPVVGLAGSVHYLGFLVGAFLVPRLVASVGHIRVYAALASAAAVSVLVFPFAVNAPTWVTTRLGFGLCISGMYIVAESWLSAVSTNQTRGRLLAVYLVTANVGVAVGQWVFSATGATSALPFAIGSALMSLSLIPLSLSRSPAPALPPPMARPPVREVLRVAPLGPATSIVSGIGVSLAMGIGPTYGVVSGFSVDRIAVLMAVAMIGGVVLQWPVGAASDRLSRRRVILVISLAATAVAVAGAFVRADSVAVLVVFGAFTALSFPLYSLAISHVNDEIDPQLRVPASAVLVMSYGIGSVIGPVVGGVAIQRIGPVSFWWLLAASTGLLAPYAVHRVLRRPHPGFGPERGAPLMKHRPDADESLHGAGAAVDHLDGPQR